The Thermocrinis sp. genome has a segment encoding these proteins:
- the lgt gene encoding prolipoprotein diacylglyceryl transferase yields MFPVLFEVFGIKIYTYGVLVATGVFLAYFLLLRLGKREGLNTNHIENTMLLALIFGIVVSRITYIVEHPEQIKSITDVFAIWHGGLTFFGGLIGGIVGALIGIYRYRFPIWKTADLSVIAVAIAHSIGRLGCTSAGCCYGKPFLAEDINPGIHFSDKFPFFYVVFPEGAVAPPYIPLYPTQLMEFLGLLAIFFILLFFYRRKPFDGFVFALYMLLYGALRFFLEFYRGVTPPIQPIGLTWNQLVSIFMVISSVAFMVMLGYERKAKKA; encoded by the coding sequence GTGTTTCCCGTTTTGTTTGAAGTCTTTGGGATAAAGATATACACTTATGGCGTTTTGGTAGCAACAGGAGTATTTTTGGCTTACTTTCTGCTTTTGAGATTAGGAAAAAGGGAAGGGCTGAATACAAACCACATAGAAAATACTATGCTTCTAGCCTTAATCTTTGGCATAGTGGTTTCAAGGATAACTTACATCGTGGAGCATCCAGAGCAAATAAAGAGCATAACCGATGTATTTGCCATATGGCATGGAGGTCTTACTTTCTTTGGTGGTTTAATTGGTGGTATTGTAGGTGCTTTAATAGGTATATACAGATACAGGTTTCCAATTTGGAAGACAGCAGACCTAAGCGTGATAGCGGTAGCAATAGCTCACAGCATAGGAAGACTTGGCTGCACCTCTGCGGGTTGTTGTTATGGCAAACCCTTTTTGGCAGAAGACATAAATCCGGGCATACACTTTTCGGATAAGTTTCCCTTTTTTTATGTGGTCTTTCCAGAGGGGGCGGTTGCACCGCCTTACATTCCCCTTTATCCCACTCAGCTTATGGAGTTTTTAGGACTGCTTGCTATTTTTTTCATACTGCTATTTTTTTACAGGCGAAAACCCTTTGACGGTTTTGTATTTGCCCTATACATGCTACTTTATGGAGCTCTGAGGTTTTTCTTAGAATTCTACAGAGGCGTCACTCCACCCATACAGCCCATAGGGCTTACTTGGAATCAACTCGTTTCAATTTTTATGGTTATCAGCTCAGTAGCGTTTATGGTAATGCTCGGCTATGAGAGAAAGGCTAAGAAGGCTTGA
- the hisD gene encoding histidinol dehydrogenase has protein sequence MHIEDLRNTAWEFNSRLKFVMSRGEIITEEYEPVVKEIINRVKEEGNKALLEFTKKFDGEEIKEEDLEVPYEELEKAYEEIEPEVRQALEIAHGRIKRFHEKQLENSFITEEEGILLGIRVIPLEKVGIYVPGGKAVYPSTVLMNSVPAVVAGVKEIIMVSPKPNKYTLAAGFIAGVSRVFRVGGAQAIAALAYGTESLPKVDKIVGPGNIYVTLAKKLLFGVVDIDMIAGPSEVLVISDGTVDPKWIAWDLLSQAEHDELSGAFLITTDEKHAMQVVEKLKEIMEDFPRKDIAQKSIGRFGTVFLVENLDQACEVANYIAPEHLELMVKDPFSLLPKIKHAGAVFLGAYSTEPLGDYLLGPNHTLPTGRTARFFSPLGVYDFVKRSSVMYVSKEGFERLADHAQHIAKAEGLLAHYEAVRIRRELP, from the coding sequence ATGCACATAGAGGACCTTAGGAATACCGCTTGGGAGTTCAACAGCAGGCTCAAGTTTGTAATGTCCCGTGGAGAAATTATAACGGAAGAATACGAGCCAGTTGTAAAAGAGATAATAAATAGGGTTAAAGAGGAAGGCAACAAAGCACTCTTGGAATTCACCAAAAAGTTTGACGGGGAAGAGATAAAAGAAGAAGACTTGGAAGTGCCATACGAAGAGCTTGAAAAAGCTTACGAAGAGATTGAGCCTGAAGTTAGACAGGCTTTGGAGATCGCCCATGGGAGGATAAAGAGGTTTCACGAAAAGCAGTTAGAAAACTCCTTTATAACAGAAGAGGAAGGCATACTTCTTGGAATTAGGGTTATCCCTCTGGAAAAAGTGGGTATATATGTGCCGGGGGGAAAGGCAGTCTATCCATCTACCGTTCTTATGAACTCTGTGCCTGCGGTAGTAGCTGGAGTGAAGGAGATCATTATGGTATCTCCCAAGCCTAACAAATACACCTTAGCTGCAGGGTTTATAGCCGGCGTAAGCAGAGTCTTTAGAGTAGGAGGGGCGCAAGCTATAGCAGCCCTTGCTTATGGGACTGAAAGTCTGCCAAAGGTTGATAAGATTGTTGGTCCGGGCAATATATACGTTACCTTAGCCAAAAAGCTACTCTTTGGAGTGGTGGATATAGACATGATCGCAGGTCCTTCTGAGGTGCTCGTGATCTCCGATGGGACGGTAGATCCTAAGTGGATAGCTTGGGATTTGTTGTCTCAGGCGGAGCACGACGAACTATCTGGAGCATTCTTGATTACAACAGACGAAAAGCACGCCATGCAGGTTGTAGAAAAACTAAAGGAGATTATGGAGGACTTTCCGAGAAAGGACATAGCCCAAAAGTCCATAGGAAGATTTGGGACGGTGTTTCTAGTGGAGAACCTTGATCAAGCCTGTGAAGTGGCAAACTACATAGCACCCGAGCATTTGGAGCTTATGGTAAAAGATCCCTTCTCTCTTTTGCCTAAGATAAAACACGCAGGAGCTGTGTTTTTAGGTGCCTACAGCACAGAACCCTTAGGAGACTATCTTTTAGGACCAAACCACACACTTCCGACAGGGCGCACCGCAAGGTTTTTCTCTCCCCTTGGTGTGTATGACTTTGTCAAAAGAAGCTCGGTTATGTACGTTTCCAAAGAAGGGTTTGAGAGATTGGCAGATCATGCCCAACATATAGCCAAAGCAGAAGGGCTACTTGCACACTACGAAGCGGTGCGCATCAGAAGAGAATTGCCATGA
- a CDS encoding methionine adenosyltransferase, with protein MKNIVITPMTFEPVYAQPAEIVERKGIGHPDTVCDYLAENLSKELCKWYLENFGAIMHHNVDKALLVGGVANVRFGGGEIVEPIEIHLVGRAILEKDGKKLDNVDEFVINTAKEWIKKHLRNIDAEKHVRIYPKIRPGSKDLVELFERFQRKGEIPLANDTSFGVGFAPLDTLERAVYETETFLNSEHIKNSYPEIGEDIKVMGVRIGERIRLTVALAFVSKYIKNIDEYFQKKEEIMQKTKEHVQDVIGKEVELFINTADSRENESVYITVTGTSAEHGDDGQVGRGNRVNGLITPYRPMSLEAAAGKNPISHIGKIYNTVANKISRRVVEEIEEVEEAYCYIVSQIGKPINEPQVLDVKVRTKRDLKSIEDLAKRIAQEELDLMPEVWRGFVEGKYPVA; from the coding sequence TTGAAAAACATAGTGATTACACCCATGACCTTTGAACCTGTCTATGCTCAACCTGCAGAAATAGTGGAAAGGAAAGGGATAGGTCATCCAGACACTGTATGCGACTACTTGGCAGAAAACCTATCTAAGGAACTCTGCAAATGGTATTTAGAAAACTTTGGCGCAATTATGCATCACAATGTGGACAAGGCTTTGTTAGTTGGAGGAGTGGCAAACGTGCGCTTTGGCGGAGGGGAAATAGTAGAGCCTATTGAAATACACTTAGTAGGTAGAGCCATTCTGGAAAAAGATGGGAAAAAGCTTGATAATGTAGATGAGTTTGTGATAAACACTGCAAAGGAGTGGATAAAAAAGCATCTGAGGAATATTGATGCGGAGAAGCATGTAAGAATCTACCCGAAAATAAGGCCCGGTAGCAAGGATTTAGTGGAGCTTTTTGAGAGGTTTCAGAGAAAAGGAGAAATTCCCTTAGCAAACGATACCTCCTTCGGTGTGGGTTTTGCACCTTTAGATACCTTAGAAAGGGCAGTTTATGAAACTGAGACCTTTCTAAACTCTGAGCACATAAAGAACTCCTATCCAGAGATAGGAGAGGATATAAAGGTTATGGGGGTCAGAATAGGAGAAAGAATAAGGCTTACAGTGGCACTCGCTTTTGTAAGTAAATACATAAAAAACATTGATGAATACTTTCAGAAGAAGGAAGAAATAATGCAAAAAACTAAAGAGCACGTTCAGGACGTCATAGGTAAGGAGGTAGAGCTATTTATAAACACTGCAGACAGCAGGGAAAATGAGAGTGTCTATATAACAGTAACGGGGACTTCTGCAGAGCACGGAGATGACGGGCAGGTGGGTAGGGGAAACAGGGTCAATGGATTGATTACCCCATACAGACCTATGAGTTTGGAAGCGGCAGCGGGCAAAAACCCCATATCCCACATAGGCAAAATTTACAACACGGTGGCAAACAAAATAAGCAGAAGGGTTGTTGAGGAAATTGAAGAGGTAGAAGAAGCGTACTGCTATATAGTTTCCCAAATAGGAAAGCCAATAAACGAGCCTCAGGTTTTGGACGTAAAGGTAAGGACAAAAAGGGACTTAAAGAGTATAGAAGATTTGGCAAAGCGTATAGCTCAAGAGGAGCTGGACCTGATGCCAGAAGTTTGGAGAGGCTTTGTAGAAGGTAAGTATCCCGTAGCTTAG
- a CDS encoding archaemetzincin family Zn-dependent metalloprotease → MFIYIVATGNVQKRLLLASAKNIKEVFSFDVRISDVPVYYRDAYDPNRGQFIASKILNRMKVVELPNMLKLVGITDVDIYEDNLNFVFGIGELDGRCALVSTYRLFHKDERVFFERVFKEINHELGHTFGLLHCKTPGCVMNFSNSVFEVDQKSKNFCLKCKSKL, encoded by the coding sequence ATGTTCATCTACATTGTAGCCACAGGGAATGTTCAGAAAAGGCTCTTGCTTGCCAGTGCAAAGAACATAAAGGAAGTGTTTAGTTTTGACGTAAGAATATCGGACGTGCCTGTATATTATCGTGATGCTTACGATCCAAACAGGGGGCAGTTCATCGCAAGCAAAATCCTAAACCGCATGAAGGTAGTTGAGCTGCCAAACATGCTAAAGCTTGTAGGTATTACGGACGTTGATATCTACGAAGATAACTTAAACTTTGTCTTTGGCATTGGTGAGTTAGATGGAAGGTGCGCCCTTGTTAGCACATACAGGCTTTTTCACAAGGACGAAAGGGTTTTCTTTGAAAGGGTGTTTAAGGAGATAAACCACGAGCTGGGACACACCTTTGGTCTTTTGCACTGTAAAACCCCCGGGTGTGTGATGAACTTCTCCAACTCGGTCTTTGAAGTAGACCAAAAGAGTAAAAACTTCTGCCTAAAGTGCAAAAGTAAGCTCTAA
- the sreA gene encoding sulfur reductase subunit SreA, producing MEIGGSFYDRKAYSTCYMCACRCGIEVYVRNNKVTYIKGNDVHPTNKGVLCAKGSSGIMKEYSPARLRKPLLRVGPRGSGQFKEIEWEEALQIATQWLEEARKKGPYKIAFFTGRDQMQQINSWFASQLGTVNWAAHGGFCSVNIAAAGLYSIGGSFWEFGEADFENTKYFMLVGVAEDHSSNPFKLGIQEMKRKGGKFVVVNPVRWGYGAVADEWVPIKPGTDGAFFLGLMHVLFKYNLVNWEFLKEYTNASWLVIQAPGTSKDGLFYRNQEGKPMVFDKKSQSFKPADRIMPEDLDPAFIGEFKTPEGYTVRPAFDIFAERLVKDYSPEKVEKITGISAKDIERIAKEMGTIALYHPIELPIEWTDVWGRKHKKVVGRPVSFHIMRGIASHTNGFQTARTVFLLMMMLGVVDVPGGFLNKPPYPKHIEDLPKPYKITKPDEIKYGEIYPGPHLGYVQNPDDLLVDEKGNPVRIDWAYSWWFPMTAHGLIHNVIPAAYQQNPYGIEVLMIYMANMAWNSSQNIPYIIEALTATDPAGNYIIPKIITIDAFYSEQVAYSDLVLPDATYLEQWFALSLLDRPPSAVDGPVDALRHPIVDPKQNGYDVMGWGDVMVELGSRLKLPGFVNPDGSRKYKDFKDFLINWQIRPGVGALAGWRGKNGDRHFVGEPNPKQLEMYIKNKGFFYYKLADNMRYYRHVNKDYQEWAVGAGFLKKVAPIVFNFYLEALQTFRLAGQGLWEGKNQPPNDPILRERLIKYFDPLPFWYPPFEEEVSGKDYPLYAFTQRPQWMYHSWDSQNAWLRQISTRNYLYINPKTAQKLGINHLDWVWVESRIGKVKCQAFLTNTTEPNSVWTWNAIGKMKGAWGLKPEAEEGHQGFLLNHVIPHSINIGGREVFYGDPITGHLAWFDTKVKVYKAEDQTPETYPQFEIEPLDYIKERWVDVLRYKP from the coding sequence ATGGAGATAGGTGGAAGTTTTTACGATAGGAAAGCATACAGCACCTGTTATATGTGTGCCTGCAGGTGTGGGATAGAGGTATACGTCAGAAACAACAAAGTTACTTACATAAAGGGGAACGATGTGCATCCCACTAACAAGGGTGTTCTGTGTGCCAAAGGTTCTTCTGGCATTATGAAAGAATACAGCCCTGCAAGGCTCAGAAAGCCTCTGCTTAGGGTAGGTCCAAGGGGTTCTGGACAGTTCAAGGAAATAGAGTGGGAAGAGGCACTGCAAATAGCAACGCAGTGGTTAGAGGAAGCTCGTAAAAAGGGACCATACAAAATAGCCTTCTTTACCGGAAGGGATCAAATGCAACAGATAAACAGCTGGTTTGCAAGCCAGTTGGGGACTGTCAATTGGGCAGCTCACGGTGGATTTTGCTCTGTAAATATCGCCGCCGCAGGTCTTTACTCCATAGGTGGTTCCTTTTGGGAATTTGGAGAAGCAGACTTTGAAAACACTAAATACTTTATGCTGGTGGGTGTGGCAGAAGACCACTCTTCCAATCCGTTTAAGCTCGGCATTCAGGAAATGAAGCGCAAAGGCGGAAAGTTTGTGGTGGTAAATCCGGTTAGATGGGGCTACGGTGCGGTGGCAGACGAGTGGGTGCCAATAAAACCTGGAACAGACGGAGCCTTTTTCCTTGGTTTAATGCACGTGCTGTTTAAGTATAACTTGGTGAATTGGGAGTTTCTTAAAGAATACACCAACGCAAGCTGGCTTGTAATTCAAGCACCAGGAACCTCAAAGGATGGACTCTTTTACAGAAACCAAGAAGGAAAGCCAATGGTCTTTGACAAGAAAAGTCAGAGCTTTAAGCCAGCAGACAGGATAATGCCAGAGGATTTGGATCCTGCTTTTATAGGAGAGTTCAAAACACCAGAGGGCTACACAGTAAGACCAGCCTTTGACATATTTGCGGAAAGGCTCGTAAAAGATTATTCGCCAGAAAAGGTAGAAAAGATAACAGGCATTTCTGCAAAGGACATAGAGCGAATAGCCAAAGAGATGGGCACCATAGCGTTGTATCATCCTATAGAGCTTCCCATCGAATGGACCGACGTTTGGGGAAGAAAGCACAAAAAGGTTGTTGGAAGGCCCGTATCCTTCCATATTATGAGGGGTATAGCTTCCCACACCAACGGCTTTCAAACCGCAAGGACTGTATTCCTTCTGATGATGATGTTGGGTGTGGTGGATGTGCCCGGAGGATTTCTCAATAAACCTCCCTATCCAAAACACATAGAAGATCTTCCCAAACCTTACAAAATCACAAAGCCAGACGAGATAAAATACGGAGAAATTTACCCTGGACCTCACCTTGGTTATGTTCAAAACCCAGATGACCTTTTGGTGGATGAGAAAGGAAACCCAGTAAGAATAGACTGGGCTTACAGCTGGTGGTTCCCAATGACAGCTCACGGATTAATTCATAACGTGATCCCTGCAGCCTATCAGCAAAACCCTTACGGAATAGAAGTTTTGATGATCTACATGGCAAACATGGCTTGGAACTCATCCCAGAACATTCCATACATCATAGAAGCACTGACTGCCACGGACCCTGCGGGCAACTACATAATACCAAAGATCATTACCATAGACGCCTTCTACAGCGAACAAGTGGCCTATTCGGATTTAGTCTTGCCAGATGCCACATACCTTGAACAATGGTTTGCCTTATCTTTGCTTGATAGACCACCCTCTGCGGTAGATGGTCCAGTAGATGCACTCAGACATCCCATCGTGGATCCTAAGCAAAACGGCTACGATGTAATGGGTTGGGGAGATGTAATGGTAGAACTTGGCTCAAGGCTGAAACTTCCCGGCTTTGTAAATCCAGACGGTTCAAGAAAATACAAGGACTTTAAGGATTTTCTTATAAACTGGCAGATAAGACCGGGTGTGGGTGCCCTTGCGGGATGGAGGGGTAAAAACGGAGACAGACACTTTGTGGGAGAGCCAAATCCAAAACAGCTGGAGATGTATATTAAAAACAAAGGGTTTTTCTACTACAAGCTTGCGGACAATATGCGCTATTACAGACACGTAAATAAGGACTACCAGGAATGGGCAGTTGGCGCAGGATTTTTGAAGAAAGTTGCACCTATTGTGTTTAACTTCTACTTAGAAGCGCTCCAAACCTTTAGACTTGCAGGTCAGGGACTTTGGGAAGGCAAAAATCAACCACCAAATGATCCGATCCTTAGAGAGAGACTTATCAAATACTTTGACCCCCTTCCTTTCTGGTATCCCCCGTTTGAAGAAGAGGTTTCTGGAAAGGACTATCCACTTTACGCCTTTACCCAAAGGCCCCAATGGATGTATCATTCTTGGGATTCTCAAAACGCATGGCTAAGGCAAATCTCCACAAGGAACTACCTCTACATAAATCCAAAAACAGCCCAAAAGTTAGGCATAAATCACTTAGACTGGGTTTGGGTTGAGTCAAGGATAGGAAAGGTTAAGTGTCAGGCGTTCCTAACAAACACCACAGAACCCAATTCAGTTTGGACTTGGAACGCCATAGGCAAAATGAAAGGCGCTTGGGGTTTAAAGCCCGAAGCAGAGGAAGGACATCAGGGCTTTCTGCTGAACCATGTGATACCTCACAGCATCAACATTGGAGGAAGGGAGGTCTTCTACGGAGATCCCATCACAGGACACTTGGCATGGTTTGATACAAAGGTAAAGGTCTATAAAGCAGAAGATCAAACGCCAGAAACCTATCCACAGTTTGAGATAGAGCCATTAGATTATATAAAGGAAAGATGGGTAGATGTTCTAAGGTATAAGCCATGA
- a CDS encoding Uma2 family endonuclease has product MIGTKKTVKDYMELPEGAHYQLIEGELVMSPAPGYSHQKVSIALASILYGFIKKISKGEVLASPIDVYLDEENAFQPDLVVVLKDSKARIEERGIFGAPDVVVEILSPSTAYYDLTEKKDVYERVGVKEYWIVDPKRKSFEIYANSEDGFKLICHAKAKGKVRSELLGIEI; this is encoded by the coding sequence ATGATAGGAACAAAGAAAACAGTAAAAGACTACATGGAGCTTCCTGAAGGGGCCCATTACCAACTAATTGAGGGAGAACTTGTTATGAGCCCTGCACCAGGATATAGTCATCAAAAGGTTTCAATAGCTCTTGCCTCCATCCTCTACGGTTTTATAAAGAAAATTTCAAAGGGAGAGGTGCTCGCTTCTCCCATAGATGTATATCTTGACGAGGAGAATGCTTTTCAGCCAGATTTAGTGGTTGTTTTAAAAGACAGCAAAGCAAGGATAGAAGAAAGGGGCATATTTGGAGCACCCGATGTGGTGGTGGAGATCCTTTCTCCTTCCACTGCCTATTATGACCTTACAGAGAAAAAAGATGTTTATGAAAGGGTTGGTGTAAAGGAATATTGGATAGTGGATCCAAAGAGAAAAAGCTTTGAAATATACGCAAACTCAGAGGATGGCTTTAAGCTTATCTGCCACGCAAAGGCCAAGGGAAAAGTGCGCTCTGAACTTTTAGGCATTGAGATAGA
- a CDS encoding Uma2 family endonuclease — translation MSLLTKKTIKDYMELPEGAPYQLIEGELIMSPAPGYSHQNTLGNLFVILRTRLKDTQVILSPIDVYLDEENAFQPDLVVVLKDSKARIEERGIFGAPDVVVEILSPSTAYYDLTEKKDVYERVGVKEYWIVDPKRKSFEIYANSEDGFKLICHAKAKGKVRSELLGIEIDLKEIFGVKV, via the coding sequence ATGAGCCTTTTGACAAAAAAGACCATCAAAGACTACATGGAGCTTCCCGAGGGAGCACCTTACCAGCTCATCGAAGGAGAACTCATCATGAGCCCAGCGCCCGGATACAGTCATCAAAATACCTTAGGAAACCTTTTTGTCATCCTCAGGACAAGACTAAAAGATACCCAAGTTATTCTGTCCCCCATAGATGTATATCTTGACGAGGAGAATGCTTTTCAGCCAGATTTAGTGGTTGTTTTAAAAGACAGCAAAGCAAGGATAGAAGAAAGGGGCATATTTGGAGCACCCGATGTGGTGGTGGAGATCCTTTCTCCTTCCACTGCCTATTATGACCTTACAGAGAAAAAAGATGTTTATGAAAGGGTTGGTGTAAAGGAATATTGGATAGTGGATCCAAAGAGAAAAAGCTTTGAAATATACGCAAACTCAGAGGATGGCTTTAAGCTTATCTGCCACGCAAAGGCCAAGGGAAAAGTGCGCTCTGAACTTTTAGGCATTGAGATAGATCTGAAAGAAATATTTGGAGTGAAGGTTTAA
- a CDS encoding CZB domain-containing protein, with the protein MSKEVLKQILIDLDTFIAQHAIYVSKLERAIKNRDNFTHKTCHECDFGVIWDSKVAPIKDSFPDNIKSIVDEIERIHCEFHEISMQIDPKNFQTSDEEKIKKMKKLSNLLFQQLLALKRLTKEE; encoded by the coding sequence ATGTCAAAGGAAGTGTTAAAGCAAATTCTTATAGATTTAGATACGTTTATTGCTCAGCATGCTATATATGTGTCCAAATTAGAAAGGGCTATTAAAAATAGGGACAATTTTACCCATAAAACCTGTCACGAGTGTGATTTTGGCGTAATATGGGATAGTAAAGTGGCTCCCATAAAAGATAGCTTTCCTGACAATATAAAGTCAATCGTAGATGAAATAGAAAGAATTCATTGCGAGTTTCACGAGATAAGCATGCAGATAGATCCAAAGAATTTTCAAACTTCAGATGAGGAAAAGATCAAAAAAATGAAAAAGTTAAGCAATTTACTATTTCAACAACTTTTAGCTTTAAAGAGGTTAACGAAGGAGGAGTAG
- the sreB gene encoding sulfur reductase subunit SreB gives MPQYALVIDLNTCVGCHACATNCKEWNTQASFGPLSDFDPYGKNPEGVWYNRIMSYEVGEFPNTQVFHLPKSCLHCQNAPCVPVCPTGASYKREQDGIVLVNYDDCIGCKLCSWSCPYGCREFDEADKVMKKCTLCIDRIYDESLPPEHRKPACVLTCPAKARFFGDIEDPNSEAYKMIKERNGFVLFPDMGTNPANHYLPRTETKIHVDEHLLKPENPMFLEVLRRHYKGG, from the coding sequence ATGCCACAGTATGCTTTGGTGATAGACCTAAACACCTGTGTAGGCTGTCATGCTTGTGCTACAAACTGCAAAGAGTGGAATACGCAGGCGTCTTTTGGACCCCTTTCGGACTTTGACCCATACGGCAAAAATCCCGAAGGGGTGTGGTATAACAGGATAATGAGCTATGAAGTGGGAGAGTTTCCAAACACTCAGGTTTTCCACCTTCCCAAGTCCTGTCTTCACTGTCAAAACGCTCCCTGTGTGCCCGTATGTCCCACCGGTGCAAGTTATAAGAGAGAACAGGATGGTATAGTGCTCGTTAATTACGATGATTGCATAGGTTGTAAGCTCTGCTCTTGGTCCTGTCCTTACGGCTGTAGAGAGTTTGACGAAGCAGATAAGGTAATGAAAAAATGCACCCTTTGTATAGACAGAATATACGATGAATCATTACCACCAGAGCACAGAAAACCCGCATGTGTTTTGACTTGTCCCGCAAAGGCAAGGTTCTTTGGAGATATAGAAGACCCCAACAGTGAAGCTTACAAAATGATCAAAGAACGCAACGGTTTTGTGCTATTCCCAGACATGGGAACCAATCCAGCTAATCATTATCTGCCAAGAACAGAGACTAAAATTCACGTAGATGAACACCTGTTAAAGCCCGAAAATCCTATGTTCCTTGAAGTGCTAAGAAGACACTACAAAGGAGGTTAA
- the sreC gene encoding sulfur reductase subunit SreC, protein MHPALSLIFFFLTAGTSIGLFTFTYFMEFLTLFGKQTGLPKHMVLISNVISLILIGLGAIGASFHLGHKLRAWKAIKRFRTSWLSREAVFSGTYGFTLLIFAVLRFFDQTGFWYHLFGVITFILGWLSAYSTAMIYASNKFVPEWNTSLSVLYYLNMYLMLGSSAFLSLTYFYRKEFVGTFLFLTVLFLALGLAFRLAFNIRQFYLDRPTINEALNLPHNRPIRVLDIGTTTENYCTKEFYYKKGKELLPSVLPVAYILTFVVPLFLLLYAWISGNLNYNFIKFTFLSLIVGSFLERWAFFVEGNHVQNLYYGLYPQEGYSLRKGFMERKRTKISYR, encoded by the coding sequence ATGCATCCAGCCCTATCTCTGATCTTTTTCTTCCTTACCGCAGGAACGTCCATAGGTCTTTTTACCTTTACCTACTTTATGGAGTTTCTCACGCTTTTTGGAAAGCAGACTGGCCTTCCAAAGCACATGGTCCTTATCTCAAACGTAATATCTCTGATCCTTATTGGACTTGGAGCCATAGGAGCAAGCTTTCACCTTGGACACAAACTAAGGGCATGGAAAGCAATAAAGAGGTTCAGAACCTCTTGGCTCTCCCGGGAAGCGGTCTTTAGTGGAACTTACGGATTTACACTCCTTATATTTGCTGTGCTTAGATTCTTTGATCAGACAGGTTTTTGGTATCACCTGTTTGGTGTGATAACCTTCATTCTTGGCTGGCTTAGTGCTTACTCTACCGCAATGATATACGCATCCAATAAGTTTGTTCCAGAGTGGAATACCTCCCTTTCCGTGCTCTACTATCTGAACATGTATTTAATGCTTGGCTCTTCTGCCTTTTTGTCTTTAACCTATTTCTACAGAAAAGAATTCGTTGGGACTTTCCTGTTTCTGACTGTGCTTTTCCTTGCCTTAGGTCTTGCCTTTAGATTGGCGTTCAACATAAGACAGTTTTACTTAGACAGACCTACCATAAACGAAGCACTGAACCTTCCCCACAACAGACCTATAAGAGTTTTGGACATAGGTACCACCACCGAAAACTACTGCACAAAGGAATTTTACTACAAAAAAGGAAAGGAACTTCTTCCCAGCGTCTTACCTGTAGCTTACATACTTACTTTCGTTGTCCCTCTGTTCCTTTTGCTTTACGCGTGGATATCCGGGAATCTAAACTATAACTTTATAAAATTTACTTTTCTATCCTTAATCGTGGGAAGTTTTCTGGAAAGATGGGCTTTCTTTGTAGAAGGAAACCACGTGCAAAACCTCTATTACGGTCTTTATCCTCAAGAAGGCTATTCCTTAAGAAAGGGCTTTATGGAAAGGAAGAGGACAAAAATCTCCTACAGATAA